In a genomic window of Pseudomonas putida:
- a CDS encoding FAD-dependent oxidoreductase: MRPFWLDQALKAETSDTCPPLQGDARADVCIVGGGYTGLWTAIMLKEQNPELDVLLIEADICGAGASGRNGGCALSWSAKYFTLERLFGVEEAVRLVKESERSIHAIGAFCEQYGVDADYRLDGTLYTATNRAQVGSTDAVIAALERQGINSFTQRPLADVQRMAGSSKHLEGWFSPAAASVQPGKLVRGLRRVALQLGVKIHENTAMTGLEEGKPAGIQTANGTVRADRVVLAMNAWMARAFPQFERSVAIVSSDMAITEPRPDLLNEIGLTSGVTVLDSRIFVHYYHNTPDGRIMLGKGGNTFAYGGRMLPVFDQPSPYAGLLRNSLTDFFPAFADVKIEATWNGPSDRSVTGLPFFGQMSASGNVFYGFGYSGSGVGPCHMGGQILASMVQGLDNPWTRSPLVNGPLGFFPPEPIRYLGSLMVRNAIRRKERAEDHGRRPRHLDVRLAKFAAAAGKADKG; the protein is encoded by the coding sequence ATGAGACCCTTTTGGCTGGACCAGGCCCTGAAGGCTGAAACGTCCGACACCTGTCCGCCACTGCAAGGCGACGCCCGCGCCGATGTGTGCATTGTCGGCGGCGGCTACACCGGGTTGTGGACCGCGATCATGCTCAAGGAGCAGAACCCCGAACTGGATGTATTGCTGATCGAAGCGGACATCTGCGGTGCCGGCGCCAGTGGGCGCAACGGTGGTTGCGCGCTGTCGTGGTCGGCCAAGTATTTCACCCTGGAGCGGCTGTTCGGTGTTGAGGAAGCGGTGCGTCTGGTCAAGGAATCCGAGCGCAGCATCCACGCCATCGGCGCCTTCTGCGAGCAGTACGGGGTGGATGCCGACTACCGCCTCGACGGCACCCTCTACACCGCGACCAATCGTGCCCAGGTCGGCTCGACCGATGCGGTGATCGCGGCGTTGGAGCGCCAGGGCATCAACTCCTTCACCCAAAGGCCGCTGGCCGACGTGCAGCGCATGGCCGGCTCCAGCAAACACCTGGAAGGCTGGTTTTCCCCGGCGGCCGCCAGCGTGCAACCGGGCAAACTGGTGCGCGGCCTGCGCCGGGTGGCCCTGCAACTGGGGGTGAAGATTCACGAAAACACAGCCATGACCGGGCTCGAAGAAGGCAAGCCGGCGGGCATTCAAACCGCCAATGGCACTGTTCGTGCGGACCGGGTAGTGCTGGCGATGAACGCCTGGATGGCCCGCGCCTTCCCGCAGTTCGAACGCAGCGTGGCGATCGTTTCCAGCGACATGGCGATCACCGAACCTCGACCCGATCTGCTCAATGAAATCGGCTTGACCAGCGGCGTGACGGTGCTCGATTCACGGATCTTCGTGCACTACTACCACAACACCCCGGACGGCCGGATCATGCTCGGCAAGGGCGGCAATACCTTTGCCTACGGCGGTCGCATGCTGCCGGTGTTCGATCAGCCGTCGCCTTACGCCGGCCTGCTGCGCAACAGCCTGACGGATTTCTTCCCGGCCTTTGCCGACGTCAAGATCGAGGCGACCTGGAACGGACCGTCCGATCGATCGGTCACGGGGCTGCCGTTCTTCGGCCAGATGAGTGCCAGCGGCAACGTGTTTTACGGTTTTGGCTACTCGGGCAGCGGCGTCGGGCCGTGCCACATGGGCGGGCAGATTCTGGCGTCGATGGTTCAGGGCCTGGACAACCCGTGGACCCGTTCGCCATTGGTGAACGGGCCGCTGGGCTTTTTCCCGCCGGAACCGATTCGCTACCTCGGCTCGTTGATGGTGCGCAATGCCATCCGCCGCAAGGAACGCGCCGAGGATCATGGGCGCCGGCCACGGCATCTGGACGTGCGCCTGGCGAAGTTCGCGGCGGCGGCGGGCAAGGCGGATAAAGGGTAG
- a CDS encoding MFS transporter — protein MNKHIGTIKRWRVQIFAITWLAYAAFYFTRKAFSVAKLGIGEDPTFMLDKMAMANLDAIYLTAYAIGQFTWGMLADRFGPRVVVLGGLLISAAAALVMGSFATLPIFATCMLIQGLAQSTGWSGLCKNLGSFFPAQQRGRVLGLWSSCYAFGGLVASPFAGWWAYTLIGSWHAAFISSAAVVGLVAVLFFIFQRNKPEDVGLPAVEPEPELTAEEAHAQSKISVLEPLKEILRNRTVLILGLAYFMLKPARYAILLWGPVIVFEQMPSVGKVGAAIIPTAFELAGLLGPILIGLASDKLFGARRMPACVISLLALTVSLAFFMGALHTGSVALVVALLFVMGLTLYGPDSMISGAAAIDFGTAKAGATAAGFVNGCGSVGAVLGGLLPGYFDSVTVFIVFAGCAMFSALVLIPHWNSRPGGLKTNYPFVPNRPMDIKPLRT, from the coding sequence ATGAACAAGCACATCGGCACCATCAAGCGTTGGCGCGTGCAGATCTTCGCGATCACCTGGCTCGCCTACGCCGCTTTCTACTTCACCCGCAAAGCATTTTCCGTCGCAAAACTGGGGATCGGCGAAGACCCGACCTTCATGCTCGACAAAATGGCCATGGCCAACCTCGACGCCATCTACCTGACCGCTTACGCCATTGGCCAATTCACCTGGGGCATGCTCGCCGACCGTTTCGGCCCGCGAGTCGTCGTCCTCGGTGGTTTGCTGATTTCCGCGGCCGCCGCCCTGGTGATGGGCAGTTTCGCGACCTTGCCGATCTTCGCCACCTGCATGCTGATTCAAGGGTTGGCGCAGTCCACGGGCTGGTCGGGCCTGTGCAAGAACCTCGGCAGTTTCTTTCCCGCCCAGCAACGTGGGCGAGTATTGGGCCTGTGGAGTTCCTGCTACGCATTCGGCGGTCTGGTGGCGTCGCCGTTCGCCGGATGGTGGGCCTATACGCTGATCGGTTCCTGGCATGCAGCGTTCATTTCCAGTGCGGCGGTGGTTGGGCTGGTCGCCGTGCTGTTTTTTATTTTCCAGCGCAACAAACCCGAAGACGTGGGCTTGCCTGCGGTGGAGCCGGAACCTGAGCTGACCGCCGAAGAGGCGCACGCCCAAAGCAAGATCAGCGTGCTGGAGCCGCTGAAGGAAATCCTGCGCAACCGCACCGTGCTGATTCTCGGCCTGGCTTATTTCATGTTGAAACCGGCGCGCTACGCGATTCTGCTGTGGGGCCCGGTGATCGTGTTCGAGCAGATGCCTTCGGTGGGCAAGGTGGGCGCGGCGATCATTCCTACCGCGTTCGAACTGGCCGGGTTGCTGGGGCCGATCCTGATCGGGCTGGCCTCGGACAAGCTGTTTGGCGCCCGGCGCATGCCGGCCTGCGTGATCAGCCTGTTGGCGCTGACCGTGTCGCTGGCCTTCTTCATGGGCGCGCTGCACACCGGTAGCGTGGCGCTGGTGGTGGCGCTGTTGTTTGTCATGGGCCTGACCCTTTACGGACCGGACTCGATGATCAGCGGCGCGGCCGCCATCGACTTCGGCACCGCCAAGGCCGGCGCCACGGCGGCGGGTTTCGTCAACGGTTGCGGCTCGGTCGGGGCGGTCCTCGGTGGCTTGCTGCCGGGTTATTTCGACTCCGTCACCGTGTTCATCGTTTTCGCCGGCTGCGCGATGTTCTCCGCGCTGGTGTTGATCCCGCACTGGAACAGCCGCCCCGGTGGCCTGAAAACCAACTATCCGTTCGTGCCTAACCGGCCGATGGACATCAAACCCCTGCGTACCTGA
- a CDS encoding LysR family transcriptional regulator yields the protein MSVSHAQLKAFHAVAVYGSFTKAAERLFLTQPAISDQVRKLEERYGVLLFHRNKRSVRLTDLGERLLGVTQKLFVIEAEAQELLQDSQALQTGSLILAVDAPVHVLPQIARFCERYPGISVKIETGNTDESLFRLFNYQADLALLGRDVSDERLISLPLRNDPMVAFVSRNHPWADRESICLADLDDTPLVLREIGSVTRQTLEEEMAGAGFRIRPAIQVEGREAAREAVVVGIGVGVVSAAEFGSDSRVCALPITDCKRRLTETLVCLREQSSRRIVATFLEMVRESLV from the coding sequence ATGTCGGTTTCCCACGCTCAGCTCAAGGCTTTCCACGCCGTGGCCGTCTACGGAAGCTTCACCAAAGCCGCCGAACGGCTGTTCCTCACGCAACCGGCGATTTCCGATCAGGTGCGCAAACTCGAAGAACGCTACGGGGTGCTGCTGTTCCACCGCAACAAACGTTCGGTGCGCCTGACGGATCTGGGTGAGCGGCTGCTGGGTGTCACCCAGAAACTGTTCGTGATCGAAGCCGAGGCCCAGGAACTGTTGCAGGACTCCCAGGCCTTGCAAACCGGCAGCCTGATTCTGGCGGTGGACGCCCCGGTGCACGTGTTGCCGCAGATCGCCCGGTTCTGCGAGCGTTACCCCGGCATCAGCGTGAAGATCGAAACCGGCAACACCGATGAATCGCTGTTCCGCCTGTTCAACTACCAGGCCGATCTGGCGCTGCTGGGCCGCGACGTCAGCGATGAACGTCTGATCTCCTTGCCGCTGCGCAATGACCCGATGGTGGCGTTCGTGTCACGCAACCACCCCTGGGCCGACCGCGAATCCATCTGCCTGGCGGACCTCGACGACACGCCGCTGGTGCTGCGGGAGATCGGCTCGGTGACCCGCCAGACCCTGGAAGAAGAAATGGCCGGCGCGGGGTTTCGCATTCGTCCGGCGATTCAGGTGGAAGGTCGCGAAGCGGCGCGTGAGGCGGTGGTGGTGGGGATTGGTGTCGGTGTGGTGTCCGCCGCCGAGTTTGGCTCGGACTCCAGGGTGTGCGCGTTGCCGATTACCGATTGCAAACGGCGCTTGACCGAGACACTGGTGTGCTTGCGTGAGCAGAGTTCGCGGCGGATTGTGGCGACGTTTCTGGAGATGGTGCGCGAGAGCCTGGTGTAA
- a CDS encoding LysR substrate-binding domain-containing protein, with protein MNLFQLRAFDAVAREGSFTRAAARLFISQPAVTGHIKALEEHYQITLLRRTARRVELTEEGTKLAAITRAMFGLAEEAQVMLEANRQLLTGRLEVAADGPHMVMPMLASLRARYPGITVNLRLGNAQETLAALLSEHADVAVLTEVEPRKGLHLQALSESRICALVPDGHPWVSRAKGVPLKELDQVIMVLREPSSITRRTFDEACAQAKVNPRVLLELDSREAVTEAVAAELGVGVVSSVEVSHDPRVAAVPIIGEGLVNRHMMGCMERRRDLRLIQAFFGLVPVR; from the coding sequence ATGAACCTGTTTCAGCTGCGCGCCTTCGATGCCGTGGCCCGAGAGGGCAGCTTCACCCGCGCCGCCGCGCGCCTGTTCATCAGCCAGCCGGCGGTGACCGGGCACATCAAGGCGCTGGAGGAGCACTACCAGATCACCCTGTTGCGTCGCACCGCGCGCCGGGTGGAATTGACGGAAGAGGGCACCAAACTGGCGGCCATCACTCGGGCGATGTTCGGCCTGGCCGAAGAAGCGCAGGTGATGCTGGAGGCCAATCGACAGTTGCTCACGGGGCGCCTGGAAGTCGCGGCGGACGGACCGCACATGGTCATGCCGATGCTGGCGAGCCTGCGTGCGCGTTATCCGGGGATCACCGTGAACCTGCGTTTGGGCAACGCTCAGGAAACCCTCGCGGCGCTGTTGTCCGAGCATGCCGACGTGGCGGTGCTGACCGAGGTCGAGCCGCGCAAGGGGCTGCACCTGCAAGCGCTGAGCGAGTCACGCATTTGTGCGCTGGTGCCGGACGGTCATCCGTGGGTGTCGCGGGCCAAGGGTGTGCCTTTGAAGGAACTGGACCAAGTCATCATGGTGTTGCGTGAACCGAGTTCGATCACCCGGCGCACCTTCGATGAGGCTTGCGCACAGGCCAAGGTGAACCCGAGGGTGCTGCTGGAACTCGATAGCCGCGAAGCGGTGACCGAGGCGGTGGCGGCGGAGTTGGGGGTGGGGGTGGTGTCGTCGGTGGAAGTCAGCCATGACCCACGAGTGGCAGCGGTGCCGATCATTGGCGAGGGGCTGGTGAACCGGCACATGATGGGGTGCATGGAGCGGCGGCGGGATTTGCGTTTGATACAGGCGTTTTTCGGCTTGGTGCCGGTCAGGTAA
- a CDS encoding 2-aminoethylphosphonate--pyruvate transaminase: MSIAAPILLTPGPLTTSARTRQAMMVDWGSWDDRFNQLTASLCEQLLAIINGAASHHCVPLQGSGTFAVEAAIGTLVPRDGKVLVLINGAYGKRLAKICEVLGRSFSTFETAEDEPTTAADVDRLLRADSGITHVALIHCETSTGILNPLPEIAQVVQQHGKRLIIDAMSSFGALPVDAQQIPFDALIAASGKCLEGVPGMGFVFANKESLAAAAGNSHSLAMDLFDQHTYMQKTGQWRFTPPTHVVAALHEALLQYNEEGGLPARHARYAANCQALMEEMGKLGLRSFLPAAIQAPIIATFHAPKDPRYQFKAFYERVKAKGYILYPGKLTQVETFRVGCIGHVQPAEMREAVAAIGEVLREMEVLDI; this comes from the coding sequence ATGAGTATTGCCGCACCCATCCTGCTCACCCCCGGCCCGTTGACCACGTCCGCCCGCACCCGCCAGGCGATGATGGTTGACTGGGGTTCATGGGATGACCGCTTCAACCAACTGACCGCCAGCCTGTGCGAACAACTGCTGGCGATCATCAACGGCGCCGCCAGCCACCACTGCGTGCCCCTGCAGGGCAGCGGCACCTTCGCCGTGGAAGCGGCGATCGGCACCCTGGTGCCTCGCGACGGCAAAGTCCTGGTGCTGATCAATGGCGCCTACGGCAAGCGCCTGGCGAAAATCTGCGAAGTGCTCGGTCGCTCTTTCAGCACCTTCGAAACCGCCGAAGACGAACCGACCACCGCCGCCGACGTCGACCGCCTGCTGCGCGCCGACAGCGGTATCACCCACGTTGCGCTGATTCACTGCGAAACCAGCACCGGTATCCTCAACCCGCTGCCGGAAATCGCCCAGGTGGTGCAGCAGCACGGCAAGCGTCTGATCATCGATGCCATGAGTTCCTTCGGTGCCCTGCCGGTCGATGCGCAGCAGATTCCGTTCGACGCGTTGATCGCCGCGTCCGGCAAATGCCTGGAAGGCGTACCGGGCATGGGTTTCGTGTTTGCCAATAAAGAGTCCCTGGCCGCAGCCGCCGGCAACTCGCATTCGCTGGCGATGGACCTGTTCGATCAGCACACCTACATGCAGAAAACCGGACAATGGCGCTTCACCCCGCCAACCCACGTGGTCGCCGCGCTGCACGAAGCCCTGCTGCAATACAACGAAGAAGGTGGCCTGCCGGCACGGCATGCGCGTTATGCCGCCAACTGCCAGGCACTGATGGAAGAGATGGGCAAACTGGGCCTGCGCAGCTTCCTGCCGGCCGCCATCCAGGCACCGATCATCGCCACCTTCCACGCACCGAAAGACCCGCGCTACCAGTTCAAGGCGTTCTACGAGCGGGTCAAGGCCAAGGGTTACATCCTCTACCCCGGCAAGCTGACCCAGGTCGAAACCTTCCGTGTGGGCTGCATCGGCCATGTCCAGCCCGCCGAAATGCGCGAAGCGGTGGCCGCCATCGGCGAAGTACTGCGCGAGATGGAAGTGCTCGATATCTGA
- the phnX gene encoding phosphonoacetaldehyde hydrolase yields the protein MNYTNPTQLQAAILDWAGTVVDFGSFAPTQIFVEAFAEFDVQVSIEEARGPMGMGKWDHIRTLCDLPEVAERYRKVFGRTPTDDDVTAIYQRFMPLQIEKIAEHSALIPGALDTIANLRQQGIKIGSCSGYPKQVMDKVVELAATNGYVADHVVATDEVPNGRPWPAQALANVIALGIDDVAACVKIDDTVPGILEGRRAGMWTVALICSGNALGLDYEGYRALDSATLDSERKRIHTLFESSRPHYMIDTITDLPAVIADINQRLARGEVPQAS from the coding sequence ATGAACTACACCAACCCAACCCAACTGCAAGCCGCCATCCTCGACTGGGCCGGCACCGTCGTCGACTTCGGCTCTTTCGCCCCCACCCAGATCTTTGTCGAGGCCTTTGCCGAGTTCGACGTGCAGGTGTCCATCGAAGAAGCCCGTGGCCCGATGGGCATGGGCAAGTGGGACCACATCCGCACCCTGTGCGACTTGCCGGAAGTCGCCGAGCGTTACCGCAAGGTGTTTGGCCGCACGCCGACCGATGATGACGTCACCGCCATCTACCAGCGCTTCATGCCACTGCAGATCGAAAAAATCGCTGAGCACTCGGCGCTGATTCCAGGCGCGCTGGACACCATCGCCAACCTGCGCCAGCAAGGCATCAAGATCGGTTCCTGCTCCGGCTACCCGAAACAGGTCATGGACAAGGTCGTGGAACTGGCCGCCACCAACGGCTACGTGGCCGACCACGTGGTCGCCACCGATGAAGTGCCGAACGGCCGCCCGTGGCCGGCCCAGGCCCTGGCCAACGTGATTGCCCTGGGCATCGACGACGTCGCCGCTTGCGTGAAGATCGACGACACCGTGCCGGGCATTCTCGAAGGTCGCCGCGCCGGCATGTGGACCGTGGCGCTGATCTGCTCCGGCAACGCACTGGGTCTGGACTACGAAGGCTACCGCGCACTGGACAGCGCCACGCTGGACAGCGAGCGCAAGCGCATTCACACGCTGTTCGAAAGCTCGCGCCCGCACTACATGATCGACACCATCACCGACCTGCCAGCGGTGATCGCCGACATCAACCAGCGCCTGGCCCGTGGTGAAGTGCCACAAGCCAGCTGA
- a CDS encoding cytochrome b, which translates to MPWKNSESRYSTVSIALHWLMLVLLALVYACIELRGMFPKGSGGRTLIVESHFMLGLTVFVLVWLRLFARTFGPAPQIFPASPQWQTALAKLMHWALYLFMIATPILGWLTTSAKGNQVMFYGVDLPLLVAEDKAFAKQLQEWHELAGTIGYWLIGLHAVAALYHHYVVGDNTLLRMMPKRVNRNT; encoded by the coding sequence ATGCCATGGAAAAACTCCGAATCACGCTACAGCACCGTATCGATCGCGCTGCACTGGTTGATGCTGGTCCTGCTGGCGCTGGTTTACGCCTGCATCGAACTGCGCGGCATGTTCCCCAAGGGCAGTGGTGGCCGGACGCTGATCGTGGAGTCGCACTTCATGCTCGGCCTGACAGTGTTTGTCCTGGTCTGGCTGCGGTTGTTCGCCCGTACTTTCGGCCCGGCGCCACAGATTTTCCCGGCATCGCCGCAATGGCAGACGGCACTGGCCAAGCTGATGCACTGGGCGCTGTACCTGTTCATGATCGCCACGCCAATCCTCGGCTGGCTGACCACCAGCGCCAAAGGCAATCAAGTGATGTTCTACGGCGTCGACCTGCCGCTGCTGGTGGCCGAGGACAAGGCGTTTGCCAAACAGCTGCAGGAATGGCACGAACTCGCCGGCACCATCGGCTACTGGCTGATCGGCCTGCATGCCGTGGCTGCGCTGTATCACCATTATGTGGTGGGGGATAACACCCTGTTGCGGATGATGCCCAAGCGGGTGAATCGCAATACCTGA
- a CDS encoding 1-aminocyclopropane-1-carboxylate deaminase/D-cysteine desulfhydrase — protein sequence MLLPPSDWLPQAPLEPLPLDWLKTAGIEVAILRLDLIDPLISGNKWFKLIEHLKAADRAGAAGIISLGGAHSNHLHALAAAGKRFGFATVGLLRGHPQQTPTVLDLQAFGMQLHWLGYGGYRARHEAGFWEPWLAQYPDLFPVAEGGGGLPGAKGCMQLKAIVSDQLKVLGWADYDAWWLACGTGTTLAGLVLAEAGDHPVYGAMAVPGDHGVAQQVGRIVQEAGVAHSAYELLDASRGGFAKVDPPLLEFIEQAEMLSGIPLEPLYTGKALIALRQQIEAGKFARGTRLIFVHTGGLQGRRGLTPKKL from the coding sequence ATGCTTCTCCCTCCCTCCGACTGGCTCCCTCAGGCCCCCCTCGAACCCCTCCCTCTCGACTGGTTAAAAACCGCCGGCATCGAAGTCGCGATCCTGCGCCTGGACCTCATCGACCCGCTGATCAGCGGCAATAAATGGTTCAAGTTGATCGAACACCTCAAGGCTGCCGATCGCGCTGGCGCCGCAGGCATCATCAGCCTCGGTGGTGCGCATTCCAACCACCTGCATGCACTGGCCGCGGCCGGCAAACGCTTCGGTTTCGCCACGGTGGGCCTGTTGCGCGGGCACCCTCAACAAACCCCAACGGTCTTGGATTTGCAGGCGTTCGGCATGCAGCTGCATTGGTTGGGTTATGGCGGTTATCGGGCGCGGCATGAAGCGGGGTTCTGGGAGCCATGGCTGGCGCAATATCCCGATCTTTTTCCGGTCGCGGAAGGTGGCGGTGGTTTACCGGGTGCGAAGGGCTGCATGCAGTTGAAGGCAATAGTTAGCGATCAGTTGAAGGTGCTGGGGTGGGCTGACTACGACGCTTGGTGGCTGGCCTGCGGAACCGGCACCACCCTGGCCGGCCTGGTGCTGGCCGAGGCCGGCGATCATCCGGTTTATGGCGCGATGGCGGTGCCGGGCGATCATGGGGTGGCGCAGCAGGTCGGGCGAATTGTGCAGGAGGCGGGTGTGGCTCATTCGGCTTATGAGCTGCTCGATGCCAGTCGTGGGGGCTTTGCCAAGGTCGATCCGCCATTGCTTGAGTTCATTGAGCAGGCAGAAATGCTCAGCGGCATTCCATTGGAACCGCTGTACACCGGCAAGGCGTTAATAGCGCTCAGGCAGCAAATCGAGGCGGGGAAGTTTGCCCGAGGGACGCGGCTGATATTCGTGCATACCGGCGGCTTGCAGGGACGGCGGGGGTTAACCCCCAAAAAACTGTAG
- a CDS encoding NADPH-dependent 2,4-dienoyl-CoA reductase, translated as MTAAHYPHLLAPLDLGFTTLRNRTLMGSMHTGLEEKPGGFERMAAYFAERARGGVGLMVTGGIGPNDEGGVYSGAAKLTTEEEALKHQIVTRAVHEAGGKICMQILHAGRYAYSPKQVAPSAIQAPINPFKPKELDEEGIEKQIRDFVTCSTLAQQAEYDGVEIMGSEGYFINQFLAAHTNHRTDRWGGSYENRMRLPVEIVRRVREAVGPNFIIIFRLSMLDLVEGGSTWDEIVQLAKAIEQAGATIINTGIGWHEARIPTIATKVPRAAFSKVTAKLRGEVSIPLITTNRINTPEVAEQILAEGDADMVSMARPFLADPDFVNKAAEGRADEINTCIGCNQACLDHTFGGKLTSCLVNPRACHETELNYLPVQQLKKIAVVGAGPAGLSAATVAAERGHQVTLFDSASEIGGQFNVAKRVPGKEEFYETLRYFGRKLQTTNVEVCLNTRVDVASLVEGGYDEIILATGIAPRVPAIPGVEHAKVLSYLDVLLERKPVGKRVAVIGAGGIGFDVSEFLVHQGQATSLNRDEFWKEWGIDTHLEARGGVAGIKAAPHAPAREVFLLQRKKSKVGDGLGKTTGWIHRTGLKNKQVQMLNSVEYLKIDDDGLHIRIGEAGEPQVLPVDNIVICAGQDPLRELQEGLVAAGQNVHLIGGADVAAELDAKRAINQGSRLAAGL; from the coding sequence ATGACCGCCGCTCATTACCCGCACCTGCTGGCCCCGCTGGACCTGGGTTTCACCACGCTGCGCAACCGCACCCTGATGGGTTCGATGCACACCGGCCTTGAAGAAAAGCCCGGCGGTTTCGAACGCATGGCGGCGTATTTCGCCGAGCGTGCCCGTGGCGGTGTTGGCCTGATGGTCACCGGCGGTATCGGCCCGAACGACGAGGGTGGCGTGTACTCCGGCGCGGCGAAGCTGACCACCGAGGAAGAAGCGCTCAAGCACCAGATCGTGACCCGGGCAGTGCACGAGGCGGGCGGCAAGATCTGCATGCAGATCCTTCACGCCGGTCGTTATGCCTACAGCCCGAAACAGGTCGCGCCTAGCGCCATCCAGGCGCCGATCAACCCATTCAAGCCCAAGGAGCTGGACGAGGAAGGCATCGAGAAGCAGATCCGCGATTTCGTCACCTGCTCGACCCTGGCGCAACAGGCCGAGTACGACGGCGTGGAAATCATGGGATCGGAAGGTTATTTCATTAACCAGTTCCTCGCCGCCCACACCAACCACCGCACCGACCGCTGGGGCGGCAGCTACGAAAACCGTATGCGCCTGCCGGTGGAAATCGTCCGTCGCGTGCGTGAAGCGGTCGGCCCGAACTTCATCATCATTTTCCGCCTGTCGATGCTTGACCTGGTGGAAGGCGGCAGCACCTGGGACGAAATCGTGCAGTTGGCCAAGGCCATCGAGCAGGCCGGGGCGACCATCATCAACACCGGCATCGGCTGGCACGAAGCACGGATTCCGACCATCGCCACCAAGGTTCCGCGCGCGGCGTTCAGCAAGGTCACGGCCAAGCTGCGCGGCGAAGTGAGCATCCCGTTGATCACCACCAACCGCATCAACACCCCGGAAGTTGCCGAGCAGATCCTGGCCGAAGGCGATGCCGACATGGTGTCCATGGCGCGACCGTTCCTGGCCGATCCGGATTTCGTCAACAAGGCGGCCGAAGGCCGCGCCGACGAAATCAACACCTGCATCGGCTGCAACCAGGCGTGCCTGGACCACACCTTCGGCGGAAAGCTGACCAGCTGCCTGGTGAACCCGCGGGCCTGCCATGAAACCGAACTCAACTACTTGCCCGTGCAGCAACTCAAGAAGATCGCCGTGGTCGGTGCCGGTCCCGCCGGTTTGTCCGCTGCAACCGTGGCCGCCGAACGTGGTCATCAGGTGACATTGTTCGATTCGGCCAGCGAAATCGGTGGCCAGTTCAACGTCGCCAAGCGCGTGCCGGGCAAGGAAGAGTTCTACGAAACCCTGCGTTATTTCGGCCGTAAGCTGCAGACCACTAATGTCGAGGTGTGCCTGAACACCCGTGTGGATGTGGCCTCGCTGGTCGAAGGCGGCTACGACGAAATCATCCTCGCCACCGGCATTGCGCCGCGTGTGCCGGCCATTCCCGGCGTCGAGCATGCCAAGGTGCTGAGCTACCTGGACGTGCTGCTGGAACGCAAGCCGGTGGGCAAGCGCGTGGCGGTGATCGGCGCGGGCGGTATCGGTTTCGACGTCTCGGAATTCCTCGTTCATCAGGGCCAGGCCACCAGCCTGAACCGCGATGAGTTCTGGAAGGAGTGGGGCATCGATACCCATCTGGAAGCACGCGGCGGTGTGGCCGGGATCAAGGCGGCGCCCCATGCACCTGCGCGCGAAGTGTTCCTGCTGCAACGCAAGAAATCCAAGGTCGGCGACGGCCTGGGCAAGACCACCGGCTGGATTCACCGCACCGGTCTCAAGAACAAGCAGGTGCAGATGCTCAACAGTGTCGAATACCTGAAGATCGATGACGACGGCCTGCACATCCGCATCGGCGAAGCCGGCGAACCTCAGGTGCTGCCGGTGGACAACATCGTGATCTGCGCCGGGCAGGACCCGCTGCGCGAGTTGCAGGAAGGCCTGGTGGCGGCGGGGCAGAACGTGCACCTGATCGGCGGCGCGGATGTCGCGGCGGAGCTGGATGCCAAGCGGGCGATTAATCAGGGTTCGCGGTTGGCGGCCGGGTTGTAA